Proteins found in one Aneurinibacillus uraniidurans genomic segment:
- the rapZ gene encoding RNase adapter RapZ gives MKEKQINEINLLIITGMSGAGKTVAVQKLEDLGFFCVDNLPPVLIPKFAELIDQSGGRIEKVALVIDLRGREFFDSLSESLERIHDMENISYQIIFLDASDETLVQRYKETRRNHPLAQHGLPLEGIRAERKLLEEFKGLANLIIDTTHLKPVSLKEKISGIFGQMTQSLTVNIQSFGFKYGVPIDADLVFDVRFLPNPHYVDTLRPKTGKDAEVSEYVFKWDVTQEFLQKLTDLLDFTLPHYQQEGKSQLVIGIGCTGGKHRSVAITEYLAARYEDEYNVRVTHREMERGLT, from the coding sequence ATGAAAGAAAAGCAAATAAATGAGATCAATTTATTAATTATTACAGGGATGTCTGGAGCGGGAAAAACGGTTGCCGTACAGAAACTTGAGGACTTAGGATTTTTCTGCGTCGATAACCTTCCACCGGTATTGATTCCGAAGTTTGCGGAGTTGATTGACCAGTCAGGAGGGCGTATTGAGAAAGTCGCGCTTGTGATTGACCTTAGGGGACGTGAGTTTTTTGATTCACTTTCCGAATCATTAGAACGCATTCATGATATGGAGAATATTTCATATCAAATCATCTTTTTAGATGCGAGCGATGAGACATTGGTACAGCGTTATAAAGAAACACGCCGGAATCATCCACTCGCGCAACATGGGTTACCGCTTGAGGGAATTCGGGCGGAACGGAAGCTGCTTGAAGAGTTCAAAGGTCTGGCAAATTTAATTATTGATACAACGCATTTAAAACCTGTATCATTAAAGGAAAAAATTAGTGGGATATTTGGCCAGATGACGCAAAGTCTCACCGTTAACATTCAGTCATTCGGCTTTAAATATGGTGTTCCGATTGATGCTGACCTTGTATTTGATGTTCGATTTTTGCCGAACCCACATTATGTAGATACACTGCGCCCTAAAACGGGTAAAGATGCAGAAGTATCGGAGTATGTGTTTAAATGGGATGTAACACAAGAGTTTTTACAAAAATTGACGGACCTTCTTGACTTTACACTTCCACATTACCAGCAAGAAGGCAAAAGCCAGCTGGTAATTGGAATTGGATGCACCGGTGGTAAGCACCGATCAGTGGCGATTACAGAATATTTGGCAGCACGATATGAGGATGAGTATAATGTTCGTGTAACGCATCGGGAAATGGAGAGGGGTCTCACATAG
- a CDS encoding HPr family phosphocarrier protein — protein MHAQESVTVKLKTGLQARPAAFFVQEANRYAAEVFIEKDNKKVNAKSIMGVMSLAVSTGTDIIISADGSDAEEAVKNLTQMVQKEE, from the coding sequence ATGCACGCGCAGGAAAGCGTTACAGTAAAATTAAAAACAGGACTGCAAGCTCGTCCGGCGGCCTTTTTCGTTCAGGAAGCAAACCGCTATGCGGCAGAAGTCTTTATTGAAAAAGACAACAAGAAAGTAAATGCGAAGAGTATTATGGGTGTAATGAGCCTAGCTGTCAGCACGGGAACGGACATTATTATCAGTGCGGATGGTTCAGATGCGGAAGAGGCTGTGAAGAATCTTACGCAGATGGTACAGAAGGAAGAATAG
- the clpP gene encoding ATP-dependent Clp endopeptidase proteolytic subunit ClpP → MNLIPTVIEQTNRGERAYDIYSRLLKDRIIFLGTGINDQVANSVVAQLLFLTAEDPDKDISLYINSPGGSITAGMAIYDTMQFIKPDVSTICVGMAASMGAFLLTAGAPGKRYALPNSEVMIHQPLGGAQGQASDIQIAATRILKMRDSLNRIIADRSGQPLERVEKDTDRDYFMSAQEAKEYGLVDKVIESLDKK, encoded by the coding sequence GTGAATTTGATTCCTACAGTTATCGAACAAACCAATCGTGGCGAACGCGCCTACGACATCTACTCCCGCCTTTTAAAAGACCGGATTATCTTCCTGGGTACAGGTATTAATGACCAGGTTGCCAATAGCGTGGTGGCGCAGCTTCTGTTCCTTACCGCAGAGGATCCGGATAAAGATATTAGCCTATACATCAATAGTCCAGGTGGCTCCATTACGGCAGGGATGGCGATTTATGATACAATGCAATTCATCAAACCGGACGTATCTACGATTTGCGTAGGGATGGCAGCTTCCATGGGTGCTTTCTTACTGACAGCAGGTGCGCCAGGCAAACGCTATGCGCTCCCAAACAGTGAAGTCATGATTCACCAGCCGCTCGGTGGGGCACAAGGTCAAGCATCTGACATTCAGATTGCTGCTACTCGCATTCTTAAAATGCGCGACAGCCTAAATCGCATCATTGCGGATCGTTCCGGCCAGCCGCTTGAACGAGTAGAGAAAGATACAGATCGCGACTACTTCATGAGTGCACAAGAAGCGAAAGAATACGGTCTTGTTGATAAAGTCATTGAAAGTCTCGACAAAAAGTAA
- a CDS encoding gluconeogenesis factor YvcK family protein, with protein MNTTSYKPRVVVIGGGTGLSVLLRGLKKQPIDITAIVTVADDGGSSGRLRCELQMPPPGDIRNVLVALADTEPLLEKLLQHRFVNGTGIAGHSLGNLLLAGLTEISDGDFVQAIEQLSHVLAVRGRVLPAARHSIVLHAEMEDGTIVSGESIIPKSGKRIKRVFIDQKNVKALDDAVTALREADAILLGPGSLYTSVLPNLLVPGIVEAIRESRAVKAYICNVMTQPGETDGYTMEDHVRAISDHVGDSLFQYVIVNNGYIPDEIKALYAEKGAQPVVYKAEQAVGYHIIADNLLVYDNAALRHDAARLSQIILGLLGAKV; from the coding sequence ATGAATACGACGTCGTATAAACCCCGTGTGGTAGTAATTGGGGGAGGAACGGGGCTTTCGGTCCTGCTTCGGGGTTTGAAAAAGCAGCCGATTGATATTACAGCTATTGTGACCGTAGCGGATGATGGGGGAAGCTCAGGTAGGCTTCGGTGTGAGTTGCAAATGCCGCCTCCAGGTGACATCCGCAACGTGCTTGTGGCGCTTGCAGATACAGAACCGTTGCTTGAAAAGTTGTTACAGCATCGCTTTGTGAATGGGACCGGCATTGCCGGACATTCCCTTGGCAATCTGCTTCTTGCTGGCCTGACCGAAATTAGTGATGGAGACTTTGTGCAGGCCATTGAACAATTAAGTCACGTTCTCGCTGTGCGCGGTCGTGTGCTACCTGCTGCTAGGCACTCGATTGTGTTACATGCAGAGATGGAAGATGGCACGATTGTGTCAGGGGAGTCCATCATTCCAAAGTCAGGCAAACGAATTAAGCGTGTATTTATTGACCAGAAAAATGTGAAAGCGCTTGACGATGCGGTTACCGCACTTCGGGAAGCAGATGCCATTTTACTTGGTCCGGGCAGCTTATATACAAGTGTGCTGCCAAATTTACTCGTTCCAGGCATTGTAGAGGCGATTCGCGAGAGCCGGGCTGTAAAGGCGTATATTTGTAATGTAATGACGCAACCTGGAGAAACAGACGGTTACACGATGGAAGATCATGTGCGAGCCATCTCGGATCATGTGGGTGACTCGCTTTTTCAATATGTCATTGTGAATAATGGATATATCCCTGATGAAATTAAAGCCCTGTACGCTGAAAAAGGAGCTCAGCCTGTCGTATATAAAGCTGAGCAGGCGGTAGGGTATCATATTATTGCCGATAACCTGCTTGTGTATGATAATGCTGCTTTGCGTCATGATGCCGCTAGGCTCAGTCAGATTATCCTCGGGTTACTTGGCGCCAAAGTATGA
- the trxB gene encoding thioredoxin-disulfide reductase, which translates to MSEQKVYDVIIAGAGPAGMTAAVYTSRANMSTLMLERGIPGGQMANTEEIENYPGYESILGPDLSTKMFEHAKKFGAEYQYGDITEVIDDEPYKTVKVGEKEFKAKSLIIATGAEHRELGVPGEKELAGRGVSYCAVCDGAFFRNKELVVVGGGDSAVEEGVFLTRFASKVTIIHRRGELRAQKILQKRAFENEKIEFIWNTEVKEIRGENVVQSLVLHNRETGEETEFKADGVFIYVGMDPISNAVRNLGITNEAGYIETDERMGTRVPGIFAAGDVREKTLRQVVTATGDGADAALSAQHYVESLDERLKEEAAAQ; encoded by the coding sequence ATGAGTGAACAAAAAGTATATGATGTAATCATTGCTGGTGCCGGTCCGGCAGGGATGACAGCAGCTGTATACACATCCCGTGCGAATATGAGCACCCTGATGCTTGAGCGAGGAATTCCGGGTGGTCAAATGGCCAATACAGAAGAAATTGAGAACTATCCAGGCTACGAGTCCATTCTCGGCCCGGATTTATCTACTAAAATGTTCGAACATGCGAAAAAATTTGGTGCGGAATACCAGTATGGAGACATTACAGAGGTAATTGACGATGAACCGTACAAAACCGTTAAAGTAGGCGAGAAAGAATTCAAAGCAAAATCGTTAATTATTGCAACTGGTGCGGAGCATCGCGAACTTGGCGTACCCGGTGAAAAAGAATTAGCTGGACGAGGTGTATCATACTGCGCGGTATGTGATGGCGCATTTTTCCGCAACAAGGAACTGGTTGTCGTGGGCGGAGGCGATTCTGCGGTAGAAGAAGGTGTTTTTCTTACGCGCTTTGCCTCTAAAGTAACCATCATTCATCGTCGGGGTGAACTGCGTGCTCAGAAAATTTTACAGAAGCGTGCATTTGAAAATGAAAAAATCGAGTTCATCTGGAATACAGAAGTAAAAGAAATTCGCGGCGAAAATGTCGTACAATCTTTGGTGCTGCACAATCGAGAAACCGGTGAAGAAACAGAGTTCAAAGCAGATGGTGTATTCATTTATGTCGGCATGGACCCGATCTCAAATGCTGTGAGAAATCTTGGCATTACGAATGAAGCTGGGTATATCGAGACGGACGAGCGTATGGGGACACGTGTACCGGGCATCTTCGCGGCGGGAGATGTACGGGAGAAAACTCTGCGTCAGGTTGTAACGGCAACGGGCGATGGAGCAGATGCAGCGCTATCCGCGCAGCATTATGTCGAGTCGTTGGATGAGCGACTAAAGGAAGAAGCAGCGGCTCAATAA
- a CDS encoding tetratricopeptide repeat protein yields MAKQQYAPKKEGKIVPIRMDATFYNNRALKYLDKLNFQKALRYFRKAIELEPNNPDYYCSMAGVLAELEKYDESNRILWHVLEEIDCKINECYFYLASNYANLLEFELAEQYVAKYLELAPDSLYTEEAEDLLDYIDFQLQSIPRERETGENQEVTLLHDRARRLLEEGRFSEASKILIKIHTEHPDFIAARNNLALCFYYMGRFEKAMDTILSVLEEEPHNIHALCNLAVFYSHLRDKEKLLDLLTLLKKIVPYHFDQSYKLATTLGILGEDEAAYFLFSKMIAQTGLGDVHLLHYGAVAAYNTGRFDEAESLWKKIERLDPDESIAAYYLTQVEQKRNGQSALPGASYHYQTPISDDILRIEAARELSEKCKKDPLIRASFLWALRFGDQDTKLQVIHAAEYLQDDEIEEALRQFLLNPVEDDHLKEAVILVLQKMGAAEPYRAVMEDREHLVQVNPHVHSLPVWHDKWQQVIDCLEHHMQDQYDLLEQQEARALWFDYLAQAYPNIPVIRKQETWAASLEYAVAQLHNRSVTKEEVASRYGVSAVSLTKNYRLLCEVCRSFTE; encoded by the coding sequence ATGGCCAAGCAGCAATACGCGCCAAAAAAAGAAGGCAAGATTGTTCCCATTCGTATGGATGCAACATTTTATAATAATCGTGCGCTCAAATATCTCGATAAGCTTAACTTCCAGAAAGCGCTCCGTTATTTTCGGAAAGCCATTGAACTGGAACCGAACAATCCAGACTATTACTGCAGTATGGCTGGCGTACTCGCTGAACTGGAAAAGTACGATGAATCAAATCGTATACTCTGGCATGTACTTGAAGAAATTGATTGTAAAATAAATGAATGCTATTTTTATCTCGCCAGCAATTATGCTAACTTGCTGGAGTTTGAGTTGGCCGAACAATATGTAGCAAAATATCTCGAACTAGCTCCTGATTCTTTATATACAGAAGAAGCCGAGGATCTGCTTGACTATATTGATTTTCAGCTTCAATCGATACCGCGAGAGCGTGAAACGGGAGAAAATCAGGAAGTTACCCTTTTGCATGATCGTGCTCGCCGCCTGCTAGAAGAAGGACGTTTCTCCGAGGCATCTAAAATACTTATCAAAATTCATACAGAACACCCCGATTTCATTGCTGCGCGTAATAATCTGGCGTTATGTTTCTATTATATGGGCCGCTTTGAAAAAGCAATGGATACGATTCTTTCTGTCCTGGAAGAAGAACCGCACAACATACATGCTCTCTGTAACCTCGCCGTATTTTACTCCCATCTGCGGGACAAAGAGAAACTTCTTGATCTACTTACCCTACTGAAAAAAATTGTGCCGTATCATTTTGATCAATCCTATAAACTTGCTACAACGCTTGGAATCTTAGGGGAGGATGAAGCAGCATACTTTCTTTTTAGTAAAATGATTGCGCAAACAGGACTGGGAGACGTACATCTGCTTCATTATGGTGCAGTAGCTGCTTATAATACCGGCCGCTTTGACGAGGCAGAAAGCCTCTGGAAAAAAATCGAGCGTCTTGATCCTGATGAGTCCATTGCCGCCTATTACTTGACTCAGGTGGAACAGAAGCGGAATGGTCAGTCGGCATTGCCAGGGGCTTCCTACCATTACCAAACACCGATTTCCGATGATATCCTTCGAATAGAAGCCGCGCGTGAGTTGAGTGAGAAATGTAAGAAAGATCCGCTTATTCGCGCCTCGTTTCTTTGGGCGCTTCGCTTCGGGGATCAAGACACGAAGCTGCAGGTCATACATGCGGCGGAATATTTGCAAGATGACGAGATTGAGGAAGCGCTTCGTCAATTTCTGTTGAATCCAGTAGAGGACGACCATTTGAAAGAAGCTGTGATCTTGGTGCTTCAGAAGATGGGAGCAGCTGAGCCGTATCGTGCTGTTATGGAAGATCGGGAACATCTTGTACAGGTTAATCCCCATGTTCACTCTCTTCCCGTATGGCATGATAAATGGCAGCAGGTTATTGACTGTCTCGAACATCATATGCAAGATCAGTATGATCTGCTCGAACAGCAGGAAGCACGTGCCCTATGGTTTGACTATCTCGCGCAGGCTTACCCGAATATTCCTGTGATCCGCAAACAGGAGACATGGGCAGCTTCACTGGAGTATGCCGTTGCACAATTGCATAATCGTAGTGTGACGAAGGAAGAAGTGGCCAGCCGCTATGGTGTTTCGGCGGTCTCACTGACCAAAAATTATCGACTTTTATGCGAAGTATGCAGATCATTTACGGAATAA
- the whiA gene encoding DNA-binding protein WhiA, with the protein MSFAAQTKKELTQLKTSGCCDKAELTALIRMNGSLQFGGKRFVLDVMTENAAIARRIYSLVKTIFQINAELLVRRKMRLKKNNVYIVRIPQQAREILEDLGIMIEGTFYYGISASIIVNECCKRAYLRGAFLAGGSVNHPEASSYHLEVFSSHQEHCEKLVELANYFDLNARCIERKKGHIMYIKEGEKIAEFLRIIEAHQALFFFEDVRIVKEMKNSANRLNNCDMANLNKTVAAAMQQIENIMLIDRHMGLANLPDRLREVAELRLQHRDMNLAELGEMVPSGKVSKSGINHRLRKINEIASKLRANEVKSQE; encoded by the coding sequence ATGTCGTTTGCTGCGCAGACAAAAAAAGAACTGACCCAGCTTAAGACATCAGGCTGCTGCGATAAGGCAGAGCTGACCGCACTGATTCGAATGAATGGTTCGCTTCAATTTGGCGGAAAGCGGTTTGTACTTGATGTAATGACGGAGAATGCGGCGATTGCGCGGCGCATTTATTCGCTTGTCAAAACAATTTTCCAGATTAACGCGGAGCTCCTTGTACGCAGAAAAATGCGTTTGAAAAAGAACAATGTGTACATTGTGCGCATTCCGCAGCAGGCGCGGGAGATTTTAGAAGATCTTGGTATCATGATCGAAGGAACCTTTTATTATGGAATATCAGCGAGCATTATTGTTAACGAATGCTGCAAACGTGCGTATTTGCGGGGCGCATTCTTAGCAGGTGGGTCCGTGAATCACCCGGAGGCATCGAGCTATCACCTGGAGGTTTTCTCGTCTCACCAGGAGCACTGCGAGAAGCTGGTGGAGCTGGCAAACTATTTTGATTTGAATGCCCGTTGTATCGAGCGCAAAAAAGGGCACATTATGTATATTAAAGAAGGCGAAAAAATTGCAGAATTCCTGCGGATCATTGAAGCTCACCAGGCGCTGTTTTTTTTCGAAGATGTCCGTATCGTCAAAGAAATGAAAAACTCGGCCAATCGTCTGAACAATTGTGACATGGCGAATCTGAACAAAACAGTGGCGGCTGCTATGCAGCAGATCGAGAATATTATGCTGATTGACCGCCATATGGGGCTTGCTAATTTGCCGGATCGACTGCGGGAAGTAGCAGAGCTTCGCCTTCAGCACCGCGACATGAATCTGGCTGAACTGGGAGAGATGGTGCCGAGCGGCAAGGTTAGCAAGTCGGGAATTAACCATCGTTTGCGAAAAATTAACGAAATCGCCTCGAAATTACGCGCTAATGAGGTAAAATCGCAAGAATAA
- a CDS encoding alpha/beta hydrolase family protein, whose product MKQSFQLWRTEELSIRGDVFVASEADRAGIYPVVVICHGFKGFKDWGMFPRIGEHLAAHGFVAITFNFSGNGVGDDPETFGELEKFGRNTYRQELDDLAFLIAAIKAKELPLASYMDTERIGLMGHSKGGGDTILYAASHPGQMAALVTWNGISHVDVFGADVRRQIEEGGTGYIMNGRTKQNMPIEKVVLDDIDQNAAAYDIPARAAELATPLLIVQGRDDFARLVKGAPVIAERAQDAALHWVEGAGHTFNTVHPYQGDTKELQEALEVTTEFFTKHLV is encoded by the coding sequence TTGAAGCAATCATTTCAATTGTGGCGGACAGAAGAGCTGAGCATTCGCGGTGATGTATTTGTTGCGAGTGAAGCTGATCGGGCAGGAATATACCCTGTTGTTGTGATCTGCCATGGATTTAAAGGATTCAAGGATTGGGGGATGTTTCCGCGCATTGGGGAGCATCTCGCAGCGCATGGATTTGTCGCGATAACCTTTAACTTCTCGGGCAATGGTGTTGGAGATGACCCAGAAACATTCGGTGAATTAGAAAAGTTTGGACGCAACACATATCGGCAGGAACTTGATGATCTTGCTTTTTTGATCGCCGCGATCAAGGCGAAGGAATTGCCGCTTGCTTCGTATATGGATACGGAGCGTATTGGGCTTATGGGGCATAGCAAAGGTGGAGGGGATACCATTCTGTATGCGGCCTCGCATCCAGGTCAGATGGCTGCGCTTGTCACCTGGAATGGGATTTCACATGTAGATGTGTTCGGAGCAGATGTACGCCGCCAGATCGAGGAGGGGGGGACGGGTTATATTATGAATGGCCGCACGAAGCAGAACATGCCGATTGAAAAGGTTGTGCTCGATGATATTGACCAGAATGCGGCTGCTTATGATATTCCGGCGCGTGCTGCCGAGCTTGCTACCCCTCTTCTGATTGTGCAGGGACGAGACGATTTTGCCCGCCTTGTAAAGGGAGCGCCAGTCATTGCGGAGCGAGCACAAGATGCTGCGCTGCATTGGGTAGAAGGCGCAGGCCATACTTTTAATACCGTTCATCCATATCAAGGGGATACGAAGGAATTGCAGGAAGCCCTTGAAGTGACTACGGAGTTCTTTACGAAACATTTAGTATAA